A stretch of DNA from Carassius auratus strain Wakin chromosome 44, ASM336829v1, whole genome shotgun sequence:
GCACTTGTGTAAACAAAACAGCACTTTGCACCATCCACCATTTATTCCAGTTCTTCATATCAGTTATTGGTCATGTAAAGAggtatttcaccccaaaattaatattttgtcatcatttactcaccctcatgttgttctaaacctgtgaGAATTTCTTTGTTCTACAGAAGACAGAAATTCATGCAGGTTaagaacagcataagggtgagtatattatgacaaaatattcatttttgtgcgaacaatacatttaaacataaaaataaatattggtgATTCTGTTTTGCAAATAACAAACAGgcaaattacatgttttttttagctagacttttttttttttcataaaggtttaatttttattttaaggggACTTTTCTCCACATTTCTGTATTCCTGTATAAGAGTGACAGCCTTGTGTTCATGCAATTTTTCTCTTTTCAGATCCTGTGAATATAAAGATGTCCAAGCCCCCGAATTCTGCTTCCCGGTCCCGGTCCAGGTCTAGATCACGGTCCTACACACGGTCTCACTCGAGGAGTCATTCCCGTTCGAGGTCCAGAAAGCGTCGCTACAGGTAGACAGATAGAACAGATTCCAGCCTCTTCCTTTGCAACAAAGTGTTAgttaaaatagcttttaaaaCAGGAAATCTGGTTATTTTAAACTGCTATAATGTTATAGTGCAGTTTAGAAACAGCTGCCTCTGAGTGCTTTGTTCTATCCTTGACTCAAAGTCAATGAATATTAGAATAGCACTAATATAAGATACCATCGTTTCCTGATGGTTGCTCCTCCTCGaagtttttctcttcttttctaaCAACCCACGCCCTTTTTTTTTACGTCTCCTTTGTGCGCTAGGCTAGAAACGgttttcttttcttagttttgACTACCTCTTTCCACTGCATGTGGCTTAGCATGTCGTTATGCTTCTCggtaaaatatattcttaatcaGTTTTCCAATGAAAAAGCACAAACGGTAAGACATTTCATGCTAGCAAATGTTTGGTTTAGTTTGGTAAATTTGGACCATGGAGCTTGTAGTTAAGCTCTAAATATGTCTAACTTTATGCATCACCAGGTTTAGGTAATGAATTCAAgttggattttctttttaatgtgaaATCTCTATATTTGTAGTTTCAGAAGTTTGTGATTAAGACATAATTTTAGGCAGTGTAATATTTTAGTCAGTGGTAAAAGGGTTGTAAGAATCGCATCCGTTGCAAGATTTACAGGAAATGATTTAACACTTTGTCAAGGGAAGAACTTGCTCATTTTGTGTGATTATTGATTCTGTAGCGCCAGCAAGTGGTCATGAATCATAACTGCAatcttcctctctttttctctctcttatccTCCTGTATTCCTCTCTCTGTACTTTGAATTTCCATCTCATCCTTTAGCTCTAGATCAAGATCCCGATCGCACAGCAGGGAGAGGAACTATCCTTCCAGAGATTACCAAAACAATCGTGGGTATAACCGGGGTTTCCGTGGCTACCGGAGACCCTTTCAGTACCGGGCCAGAGGGCGTGGCTATTACCCACGAGGTAACTATTATAGAGGTGGCAACAACTATGGTTACCGTTCCAACAACTGGCACGGCAATAGAGACCAGCAGCAGCCATACGACCACTCACACAGCCCTAGGAGGGGGTGCTCACGTTCCCACACGCCACGGAAACGATCAGCAAGCCGAAGCCGCTCACGCCATTCCGATAGATCATCCTCTGTGCGTTCCAGGCGCTCAAGCTCTTCCTCACGCTCCTCGTCCCCACATTGCCGCAACTCTAGCGCTGGACGACCCCATTCTAAAGATCACAAAGAGAGGGGTTCACCAGGGGAGAGCAAGAGAGCCAGCAAAGAGTCATCCAAGCATACAGGAAGCCCCCCAGAGGAATCCAGTAGCAAGTGGGAAAGCCTAGCTGAATACGAGACCAGCCCCAAACGCAATGCCCCATCTGCTGGTGGTCAGACAGAGGTCAAAGTGTCCATTTCTGGAGGTTCCGGCAATGGTGCACCAATGTGGCGAAGCATCGGCCCTGCCAGTAAAAGTTCACTGACAAAGACGTCAACCTCTCCTGGCTTCGGGTTCTTCACAAAGGAAGAGGTGAAAACCGAAGACAAATCAGCCTCCATCTCTACCGCTttcaaaaagtatgtttttttgcGTTCGATTTTTATGTTTTCCCTCTTTCTTTTGTCCTCCAGGCAGTTTTTAATCAATCATCATTCTCTCAAATGTGTTTAGTCCTTGTACAGCGACAAAGATCCTTGGAAGAATAGAGCTTATAATGGAAACCAATTTCAAACTCAAATGTCACAAATGGGCGTTTACCTGTGCTATGAGGTTGTTTGCAATCCCATAATTTAGGAGATAAAGTTATAATGATGTAAGTATGGAATAAAAACCCATCCTGGTCAGTCGTGTCTGCATTGCTGAAAAGTTGAGCCATAAGTTTGCGCATGTCTTAACTGTTGTTTGTTGTAAGTAACCTTTCTTATCTTGCTGTTAAAGGTTATGCTggttggaaaatgtaaatgttttttaatacaaTCTGCTCCTTGTTGTAAGAAAGTATGATTAACTTGTGATCGTTCACCTCAGGTTTTTGGCAGAAAAGAAAAAGCCCTTATCAGACAGGGATAATAGCAGGGGCGAGACTTTAAGCTTGGGAGACGCTGACAGTGAGAAGAGTGGCAGTAAGTTGAGAATGGTTTTCGACGCATCCGAATCCGGCTATGATGGCTCAAAGACTGACAAAGGACTTCCGTTTCTGGATGCCAAGGAAGAGGAGTATCGCCAGGAAATGAAAGACAGGAAGACTGAGGAGGAATCCAAGTATAAGGACAAAACCATTGTCACAATGCGGGACTTGACTGAAGAGCGCTTCGGGAAATGGGATGACTCCATCTATCTGTCCAACAAAGATTCATCAAGAAGGGATGAAGATGTTGAGGAGGAACTGGACGAGGAACTTTATCGCAGTCGCAAGCATGCTTCTAGAAAAGAAGAGAAGGCCtccaagaagaaagaaaagaaaaaaagcaggaTCAGCCCATCTTCTCCATCACCATCGAGAGTATCGGAGAATAGAGGCAGGCCACTGTTTCCAGCTGCAAGAGAGGCCTCTCCTCCAGCTAAATCCTCAGTGAAGAAAGACCCCAAGTTTAATTTTAGTATAAAGGCATTCACTGATGATGGAGAAAGGTATGTATTTGAATTTACATGTAAAgatgttttcaatttatttattttattatcatttttttttatgtaatttgtgaCTCTCACTGCTTTCCCTCAGCTCATCAGGTGCATTAGCTAAAGAAAGACGTTTGTCACAGGATCTTGTGCCCCCTGGTAAAAAAGATCATGAGGAGTTTCGCTCGATTTTCCAGCATGTTCAGTCTGCTCAGCTTCGCAGGAGCCCATCAGAGCTATTTGCTCAACATATAGTCACCATAGTACATCATATTAAAGGTAATTCCAGACTAAACCGGTTGTGCAATGCTTCATTTTAATTGTCCACTATGTGCTTTGAGGTGCTTCAAGATGCAGACCTAggacttttttttggggggggggtgaacttCAAATAATTTGGCTTCATATTTGAACATTTGAGAATGGTGGCATGCAAGAAATGACCTGTTGTTCTGTCTTCTGAATGCAGCTCAACATTTCCAGTCATCTGGATTGACTCTGAATGAGCGATTTGGATTATACCAACGAAAAGCTGCAGAGAAGGAAATGATGAAGCCGAAGAAGAGTCCTGAGATCCACCGGTAGGTGTTTTTGTGTTCTGGTCTGCATTCCACTCATGTATCTTCAAATGCTTTTGTGGATTATTATGGATAAGATGCCTCGTTCCTCTCTTACTCTATTTTTTTGCATGCTCTTCCACAGGCGAATCGATGTGTCTCCCAGTGCTTTTAAGAAGCACTCTCATCTGTTGAGGATTTCGAAGAAAGCGGCTACAAGGTGACAGAGAGAGTTTTCAAATCTGAAATTCCTGCCCAAATGTGTACCAGCTGAAACAGCAGAAATGTGCTATGAGATGTATAATGCTAATGCACAAGAACCCCAAACTCAGTCTTGTATTACTGAGCATTACGCTCTCATTCTCCAGCGTTTGTCATATGATTAATCGTGGGTACATACTTGACCATACAAAATGGCTAATCAAAAGGAAGTGACAATTGATCCTGTGTCCAAGACTTTCACTGGACCACTAACCAATGCAATAGTAAGTATATCTCCTCGCAAATGTGtttataaaaccaaaaaaagtGAGGCTCAGTACTAATCAGTATTGGGAAAGCATGGAGCATGCTGCTTTCTCATAAGAACTGtgcgttttttttgttttggttcaggttttttttttttgtcaaagtcTCACTTTTTAATAGCCGTCTGTCACATTTTCAGTGGGTGAACACATTCGTACTTAAAATTGCACACATTTCATTGGTTTCATGAAAACTTGGCCAACATCAGCCAACACTGTAAAGTCATAGagggtgacaaaaaaaaagaggattgaattgaagtcattcctAAAGATTGCTAACAATTAGTTTTTCTGCTGGTTGTTAACTTTCATTACAATACGCATCTGCCATTTCAGTCTGTGGTATTTTCTTCTTGTGCCTAGTTTAACCCTACATTAAtagtaaattcatatttaaatcatattaaagggttagttcacacaaaagtgAAGTTTTCAAGTTTGTGTAACTTTAAGAATCTCTCATGTTGCTTTTGTGAAAGAATGAGAAATGAGAAAATGAATGAGGATAACGGCAGTCGAGCTACAGAAAACAATAGAAAGAAGTCCAAAAAATAGTCAGACTTAACTTTCATTGATTGGAAAACAGATTATTGAGGGGAAATTCTGCTAAACCTCATCttttatgaaaaataagaaagtcatacaggtttgtaaacaCATGAGGCAGATGATGAGTTAAAATTCttgtttggatgaactatccttttaagcttGAAATTTAGTTGAAATcacttattttttgttgtttacattaataattcaagaaaatgtgttaattattTTGGGTATTATTGTGTCTCTACAGGATCATGGTAAAAGGCATGAAGGCGATTCATTGGACCTCCGGTTGGATATTGAGCGCCGTAAAAAGAACCCTAAACGAGAGGGGGGCAAGAGTTCAGCTGGCTCACGCACACCCAGCCATGAACTCTCCCCTGACAGATCCTCCAAACACAAGAAATCAAAGTATGTTCATCAGTAATGTTTGAATGGTGCTCAAAAAAAGTCTGGGTCAAGTTGTTTTAATCTTGTGCTCATTTTCTAGACTATAATGATTTGATGATTGAATGTTGATTTAACTTAACAGTTTTCATTCATTAAAGACTTTATGTAGTTCGTATCTGGGAGGAagcttatattaaaatgttttatattatattttaaatgttgcataATTCAAATtcctgtaattttattattataatgttgaaaTTCTGATTCAGCCAAATTTACATACTCGCTTTAAATTTTGTAGATAATTTCATTCTTATGTggtctatttattttttacaactttgtaCAAATGCAGGTTGTTTTTTCTTAATATGAAGCTCACTGTTCAAAATCTGATTAACTTAATAGTGCAAAGATGGTGTTCGATTGTGGATTTATTCTCCTACAGCTCCCACAGATGGCAAAGTGGCTCTGATGTAGAATTTAAGTCCAGCCTAAAACCTTAACCTAACTTTAACCTTTAACTCTTCTCCCTTTTTCTAAAGGAAAAGCAAAAAGAAGCGAGACCgctctccctcctcctcctcatcttcctcctcctctccctccccTCGTGTGTACAGAGTGAAGGAGTACCATCCGGAGGAGCACATGGAGGGAGGAGGGAGTTTTAACAAGGCCCGTCTGGGGTCAAGGGACTACCCAGGGCCCATGGATCGTGGCCCCCGGGACTATGAGGGCCACATGGACCGGGGTTATGAGAGGGGCAGAGGAGGGTACGACCGAGGAGGATATGACAGAGGTCATGGGGGATACGATCGGGGATTTGTTGTAAGTATCCTATAATTCTCTGTGACATTGACCTATTGATCATTGATGAGATACAGATGGAATTTGTTTCTTGATGTATTTATCATGGATTAATGTCAAACTTCAAAGAAACCTCGGTATGCTGCTTATTAGGGTTTGGTTTTCTCACAAATTCTGTGTCAATGGtttaagttttaaattatttaattgaattatttaataaattatagcaAGGAAAAGTATATAGTTTcatgatttaatacaaatgtattctCAATTgtagtatatataattataattattttttattttgttttattcaaattgTTACTTTTGGGATTGAAAGTAAAGACTTTTCAGTTTCAGTGGGTATCTGgcgatcgtttttttttttttaaagtgaaatggTAAAATTAAGTGAAATATTGGATTGTTTATTCGTCCAAATTTTGACAAGTTCCATGATATTCCACATTGtaaagtaaattttttatttttttttactctttccaCCATTCCGtccatttttatatttgtgtccTGAATTCGGTCTCATATCTCAGGTGTTTCTCCTCTATTATTAGTTTATATGCTTTTTCCTTGTATTTGTTCTTTGCAGCCGAGAATGAGAGGAAGAGGATGGAACCGGGGAAATTACCCAGGCAACAACACCAATAACCCTCCCAATATGGGCGGCCCCTCACGGCCCCCAGAGGAGGAGAGGGACCCCGAATACACCCCCAAGAGTCGGAAATACTTCCAGGTGTGCCAAAAATGATCTTAGAAACGCACGTGCCCCCGTAAATGACACATTCAAAACAAAAACTGGTGGTTGGTTGATTCGTATGTCACTTTAAATGAGCAATTTTGGGACAGTATAAGCTGCATAGTGGCCACTAGGAGAGTTTAAATATACGTCTCTCTCATTCAACTGCAGCATGATGACCGGGACAAGGAAGGGGAAATGAAGTGGGTGGATACTCGGGGGCGCGGCAGAGGGAATTACCCACGCGGCAGGGGCACCTTCATGATTCGCAAGAGCAGCGGCAGCCCCAAGTGGACCCACGACATGTTCCAGGGCAATGCTGAAGAGGGAGACATGGGAGATGGAGGCGCAGACAAAGACGACGACAAGTCTGGGGAAAATACTGCATCCAAGCCATAGACTGATCCGCATCATTtgtgtctgttcttctgtctctAGCTCATAGAGAGCCCTTGTGAGCAAAGCATCCTTGTGTGTTCAGATGTTGGACAGAAAAGCCCCAAATGGTAGAGCCATGTCATTTATAGAAACATACATTTCATTCAATcatatattttttcctgtttgttttcgGGGTTTGTTGGGTgtgtttgaaaatataaattcagCCATTCaccaaattaattttcatttaaaaagtgcAATAAATCTGTGCACTTGTGCCTTAGATTTAACTGTAGTTTTATGATtcgttttttactttttttattttacaagtagatttttccctctttttttttttttttggaattgcaTGTAAGTTTAATGTATACATGCTGAAATCTTTTATATTTCTTCCCTTTTGGTGTATGGTTCAGTCTCATTGGAGCATATCCCTTGTGGACCAATGCACTGTGTCCTGGGCCGATATTCTCCAGAAAATTGTTAAAATTGTACAGATTCATTCTTCCTAACTCGTTGATTCTCATccaatttaattcattttcttcCCTTAAATTATGCcactaatgacaaaaaaaagtccACTTTGTGAagcataaaactttttttatttttattttgagcaacaaAAAAAGCTCATTATTGATCAGATTTTAAACGGTAGATGATAATAGAACATGCAAGATGAAGCTTTTCATgatgcatttattgcattattgtGTTTATCaaacaaatagtaaaatagtTCATGCTGCATGTTTAGATTTTTCTTCCACTGATCTCTGTACGCTGGGCTGTAAGGATGTAACTGGGGGACTCGGCTGCGCTCTTTTCTGCTTTGTGACATTATTGTAATGCTGTGACTTAATGTTCTGTTAACATTTATAATCCATTAACTGTGCTTTCAGTCTCCATGGTGAATTTGAAATAAAACCCGTCTTCATTTTGGCCTTGTAAGACACATCATTGGAACAGCTGCAGTCTTTTAGTGATTTTTATGAAGAGGTATACAGGTTTCACAATGTGATGTGAGCTGTTTAAGGATTAAATTcacaatgtttttacatttaaatgtattcatttagctcagtggttcccaaacctgtcctggcgtacccccaacactgcacgttttctttgtctccctaattaaacacatctgattcaactgatcagctcattatcacatgggttaatgagctgatgagttgaatcagatgtgtttaattagggagacaaagaaaacgtgcagtgttgggggtacgccaggacaggtttgggaaccactgatttagctgatgcttttattcaaagtgacttacaattgctatttCAGAGGTTgtacacctctggagcaactaggggttaagaatctagctcagggacacattggtgtctcacagtggattcgaaaccgggtctctcacaccaaaggcatgtgtcttatccattGCGCCAACGTCAATTCTGACGACCATGAACAGCTTATTAAAAGCAATTTTACTGTGAGTTTGGTGTGGACCCTAATATGTGAGCAGGCATTAATGGAAGGCGAAGGCCGCCTCTTCCTTTGGAATGTATCTCCTCGACACAACTCACTTTCTCATTTATGATGCACTAAATTAGGTGAAAatctttggttttattttcatgtagaaaatacattatatatacaaacattaagtgctaaaatatttatagatataaaaatgcaacaacaaaatcGAATCATCAAAACTTATTTAGAAGACAAGCAAGGGTATTGTGAAAACAACTTCAAAACAGATAATGCAgataaaattaaacttaaaaataaaggttctttactggcattAGTTGCTCAGTGaacaacctttaacatccatggaaactttccattgcacTACTTAAATGTTCTTAAAATCAGCCTTATTTTTAAAAGCGTCCTCAATTCTTACCAGTTTAAAGGTACGTTACACCCAAATCTATTGCACAGATAAATGTTCAGGTGCATTCCATAGCTACATGAACCCACTGCGTCCAGAAGACAAAACACTGCTAGAGATAGTGAACTCGTCCGAGTGTGCCTGTGCCGGTGACAAGTATATCCGGCTGTCCGTTCCTCCAGATCTCCCTGACGATCCGTTCTCTCTCCTCCAGTCTCCTGGCTCTCTCCAGCTCGTCCGCTGAAGCGAACACATTCACACTCTTAATGCTTCCGTTCAGCAGGGTCTGATCGCTCGTGGGACTCACTGCAACCACTGGGACTTGTAGGTCCTCGTCATCTCCTTCCTCACTTTGGTCCTCTTCCTTGTCTTCGTCCTCCTCGCTGGATTCTTTCAGTCGTCTCTTGTCGGGTGAGgagggtgtttttgtttttgtttttgaacgcGGTCGGCAGGCGATGCCCAGTATGAGGAGGACCAGAGCCAGCAGAAGACCTGAACTCACACCCAACATGAAGTACAGCGCGAAGCTCTCCATGTTCTCTGTGTTCAAAGGAAAGGAAAACTGTCAAGAGCATGACCAAgtcatattttataacaatattaataaatatatataacattacatcaataaaatacagtaaaaactgtatttattaatttaatactaatgttattaatattattttaatctaaaatatatgttttctgttctaattATCCTTCACAAAACATTCTGTTTagctgatctggtgctcagaaAACATTAACactgtcaatgttgaaaacagtgcaaTTGAATATTTCCTTAAaccattacatttatttgaaatagaaatattttgtagcagtacagatgtttttactgtcacatttgatcaagtgaatacacacgcacacacttcatAATTTCTAGTAAATTGAAGTTGCGATTTCAAGTAAACTTCAAACATTACGTTTTCTAGACTGATTTGACACTAAAGAAAAATCTTAAACCCCAGAGAAAAGTATTTTAGGAACATTTAAGCCATTACTCATGAAGTCAGTTGTGTGAAGCCAAATCAAACTGAACACACTGGGTAGTTATTTTGTTCTTGGGGTCAGAAGTGCACAATGTTCTGGGCACACAAAGCCAAACCAAATCTATATAAAGTGCTTAGCCATCTGCCTTCCACTGCTTGATTTCTTACCCTGGGCAGTAATGAGTTGTTTGTGTTGAATGCTCTTATTCACCTGTTATGTGAGCGTACGTAGCCATGCTGTTACTCAGCAGCTCCATGTCTTTGCGTATGGGGTTCATGTTGGCTTTATCGTGGTTTTTGCTTTCTTCTCTACTTTCTCACCTTGACCTTCAGCTTGACCCCTGTGTTAGAACAAAATACATATAGTTCAGAGAcattatatttatagtatattttacGTTTATGCAACTTGCCCCTGACTATAGGTAGACTATCATTCATGTTCATTACACAAACAACGCAAAGATTAATACTTAATGTTAGggcttttgaaaaacaaaaaaaacaacagtgatGCTTGCTTTAGCATTGCAAGAACAGGTAAAACAACATGCCCTTCTATGCATAACTAGACACATAGGCTCTAACTTATTTATTTTGGACACTGAGGCTGAAATTGCGCTAACTGTGCCATTAAGCAGCATTATATCAGTCTCTTTCCACACAGGCCATTTGTAACTGCTGTTGTTTATTGCATTGACCCAGATCTCCCTCTTTGCTCCCAGACCGATTCTCCCATTTTTCTCACAGGAACCGAGATACTGTGAAGACATCCACATGCTGCTCAGGGTCTGCGTGGGAATCTTCCCTGGGAAACTGGGAAGGATCCAGCTTGTGTCACTCTCTCTCCGAGATGGAAAAGAGGAGGGGGAGAATTAAAGCTGAACATCTGGATTCCCCAAGCTGGAGCCGGACGAGTCCTGGCTGTTTCCTTGGCGGGAATCTCCTCCGGCCCAAGTGAGGAAACAATAAAAGCATGAGACTATAAATGCGGTGACTCCCTGTGTGCGTCCACACCGTAAAAGCCGCAGACGCTGAGACCATGCCGAGATGACGGAAGAGGTGCCATGTTTTGTCTTCCTGTTTGTTTCCTCTTGGGGCCTGTAATTACAGCGAACTTTAATCTACGCCATCAAGTCCCAAAGTCTCAGCCGCCCTGATCCCTATCTGCCATGCTCTTGGCAGAACGAGGGCACACATTTAAGTGCACTGGAGTGAAGCACATTATGTTCTGTTGACTGTGGCTGTAGCTATTTATGCAACATTCAGTGGTCAAAATGTCTACTAATTCCCTCACAGATGCCTGAAGTAATATTTTGCAGTTCAGAGGTTGCTGATCTCTCATAGCTCATTAACTTAATGATTTCAGTTATCATTTCAgatgtcaataataataaatacacacaattaaGATAATGTACATCTGTTCTCTTTGCATCAGAAATCCCATtagacaaaaatatcaaaatatgtaaaatatgtaaatacaactggataaaacaaaacccatcttcatttcaggctgcaaaaaagaaaggggaaaaaagtcattattttaaagggggttaTTTTATAGACCCACTGtaaattattatactttatataaacattattagcATACGAGTAAATTTAAgcaataaaatactttttggaaTTGAATGTTTAAATGCAAGCAGGTGTTCTTGTGTTGTGGCGTCTCAGTTTTGTGTTGTGCTCTGCGGTCCTGTGAAGCCCCTCCCGTGTGTGGTTTAGCAAACACAAACTACATTCTATCACACAAACAAATGGCAAACAGGAACTAGGATACCAGGACTATGAGATTACACCGGAAGCTTGTAAACATTGTCAAGTCCCGCTCCAAGTACCAATTAGTGTGGGACGTACACCAAatgttccaaaaaaaatattcctgttaGTGACACAGCAGAGCAGACAGACCAAATGCCCTGCGTTCTGCCCCACAGCCGTGAGTCATCGGCAGTTCGACACAGGACAAAACATCTCAAACATACCATCAGGCACCTGTCAGAGCCTTTCCCAGAAGAGCAAACCTGCAGAAGGGCATGTAGCAGCAGAACCCGCTGAGCGCAGGCTATTCTGCACATTCTCCTATCATCTCTAAAATCCAAACTTTATGAGCATCTTTTTTTTCAAGAAGTATTATATAGTaacattattttcaatattataatacatgttttaagtgtttttgttcaTAGTATGTTGTTCCAAGAGGTATAAGTATACAGTCATTtacaaaatgtaagatttttgGTTTGCAAAGAGTTGCCACCTTTTTATAACATTGCAGTGTTTTCTAGGTTGTTTTCATGCAACTATACTGCAATGCACTAACAAACATCTGCAATATTGCTGTGCAGCTGCTAATGAGTTGCTATGCAATTTCTAGGTTGATATGAGTGATTGCTAGGTTGTCTCTTCCCGGTGTTGTTggtagttgctagggcattgctatgcagttgctagggtgctatGGGTTGTTGCTAGGACATTGCTATGCAATTGTTAATGTGTTGCTGTACAATTTCTGTTGTAGTTGCTAGTTT
This window harbors:
- the LOC113062398 gene encoding protein eva-1 homolog B-like isoform X1, yielding MNPIRKDMELLSNSMATYAHITENMESFALYFMLGVSSGLLLALVLLILGIACRPRSKTKTKTPSSPDKRRLKESSEEDEDKEEDQSEEGDDEDLQVPVVAVSPTSDQTLLNGSIKSVNVFASADELERARRLEERERIVREIWRNGQPDILVTGTGTLGRVHYL
- the LOC113062398 gene encoding protein eva-1 homolog B-like isoform X2, which produces MESFALYFMLGVSSGLLLALVLLILGIACRPRSKTKTKTPSSPDKRRLKESSEEDEDKEEDQSEEGDDEDLQVPVVAVSPTSDQTLLNGSIKSVNVFASADELERARRLEERERIVREIWRNGQPDILVTGTGTLGRVHYL